One stretch of Chlamydiales bacterium STE3 DNA includes these proteins:
- a CDS encoding Uncharacterized protein (Product derived from UniProtKB/Trembl:D6YS84), whose amino-acid sequence MTESLFEENLNKFSKICVKTSLILPNLETCQFEPCLTQQGEFNIKKNGLFLHSQKGAIEEAQNLLKPILCENLETLYIYGIGLGYNYFAAREWLKENPDRKIIFLEDDLSFLKFFLSTERAAEILNNRQVRIAVVNPDLMVSSGKMGVDGAEVFLERCRTNYSTVALPFYWTNRRDDFRKVIQGISKLLFIFSNRLFEEVCHELLAPNFYSKFAKIHETQTIKGLLGMFANIPCFIIGAGPSLQKDLPLLAELEDKALFFAAGSAVNVLNSSGIYSHFGGGIDPTKVQISRMRTNAAFETPFFYTNRFNSEAFDLIHGPKIFTPQDPEKKWYAWFQNEVNIANPFAINTGFSTSNFCTSIALHLGCNPIIYLGMDMAYSEGVKYTSGVEAYPGDSKEVQESLKKQHPDAIRVANYEGKVFDTTISFIHESNWMTVQALEHSKTQFLYGSMEGFGVNKVERKSLKEIAEHDLKRQYDLLNQIHTAIESSYNRVLQKDVQRTLQKWKRSLSQCLYLLMKMERECQQQLKKIKNGENFSTAYTPQWIIDEMALEHEPAFQNLLKNVCEATELFFMGDRMDFRYHESPSFREKILLELSIKQACYVKMIEVGKLHMQPLKSSLKRWPKIKPKKSEFLKLDKSDSYSFENGILCIFDEELSIAIKEPFCPSLIPTDLMETPEWKNRLPIREVYVYKDKIMEGECIQYYPDGSIKARQFYQDGLLHGPSIFFSLEGNILAQSWFYKGKREGKTQRFFISGEYSAIERWRNGLREGKQLYFYPEGAIKTFLEFNQGILHGKVELFYLSGQLKFSSHFLKGKRSGKEQFFYLDGTKISEVEYDANQPIGTAFFWHPNGQLAKKIVFSKEGREHILEWDIKGKKLIEEHFTPAHPLMKEAEILKQSIVELMNGK is encoded by the coding sequence ATGACGGAAAGCCTTTTTGAGGAGAACTTAAATAAATTTTCAAAAATATGTGTTAAAACATCATTAATCCTTCCTAATTTAGAAACGTGTCAGTTTGAGCCTTGTCTAACCCAGCAGGGTGAATTTAATATAAAAAAAAATGGCCTCTTCCTGCATTCCCAAAAAGGAGCTATTGAAGAAGCTCAGAATTTGCTAAAGCCTATTCTGTGTGAAAATCTGGAGACTTTGTATATTTATGGCATCGGTCTTGGTTATAATTACTTTGCAGCAAGAGAATGGTTAAAAGAAAATCCTGATCGGAAAATTATTTTTTTAGAAGATGATCTTTCCTTTTTAAAATTTTTTTTATCTACAGAACGCGCTGCGGAGATTTTAAACAATCGTCAGGTCAGAATTGCTGTTGTTAATCCTGATTTAATGGTAAGTAGCGGGAAGATGGGTGTTGATGGAGCTGAGGTTTTTCTAGAACGGTGTAGAACCAATTACTCTACCGTTGCTTTGCCCTTTTATTGGACTAATCGTAGAGATGATTTTCGAAAAGTCATCCAAGGAATAAGTAAGCTTCTATTTATCTTCTCTAACCGACTTTTCGAAGAGGTATGTCATGAGCTTTTAGCACCTAACTTCTATTCTAAATTTGCAAAAATTCATGAAACACAGACGATTAAAGGTCTGCTGGGGATGTTTGCCAATATCCCTTGCTTTATTATTGGTGCAGGTCCTTCATTGCAAAAAGATTTACCTTTATTGGCAGAGCTAGAAGATAAAGCGCTTTTTTTTGCCGCAGGAAGCGCTGTAAATGTGCTAAATTCTTCTGGTATCTATAGCCATTTCGGAGGAGGCATCGATCCGACGAAAGTGCAAATCAGTCGCATGAGAACAAACGCCGCTTTCGAAACTCCTTTCTTTTATACGAATCGCTTTAATAGCGAAGCTTTTGATCTTATCCATGGTCCGAAAATTTTTACGCCCCAAGATCCTGAAAAAAAATGGTATGCTTGGTTCCAAAATGAGGTTAACATTGCGAATCCATTTGCTATCAATACTGGCTTTTCAACCTCCAATTTTTGCACCTCGATCGCTTTGCACCTTGGGTGCAATCCGATCATTTATCTAGGAATGGATATGGCTTACAGCGAAGGGGTAAAATACACGTCGGGTGTCGAGGCTTATCCTGGAGATAGTAAAGAAGTCCAGGAAAGCTTAAAAAAACAGCACCCTGACGCAATCCGAGTTGCCAATTACGAAGGGAAGGTTTTTGACACAACTATTTCTTTTATTCATGAATCCAATTGGATGACAGTGCAGGCGTTGGAACATTCAAAAACGCAATTTCTATATGGTTCAATGGAGGGGTTTGGTGTCAACAAGGTTGAGCGAAAATCTTTAAAGGAAATTGCTGAGCACGATTTAAAGAGGCAGTATGACCTACTCAATCAAATTCATACTGCAATTGAATCTTCCTATAATAGGGTCTTGCAAAAAGATGTTCAACGGACATTGCAGAAATGGAAGAGAAGCTTGAGCCAATGTCTTTATTTGTTAATGAAAATGGAACGCGAATGTCAGCAGCAGTTGAAAAAGATAAAAAATGGCGAAAACTTTTCAACTGCTTATACTCCTCAATGGATAATCGATGAAATGGCTCTCGAGCACGAGCCAGCATTCCAAAACTTATTAAAAAATGTTTGTGAAGCAACTGAACTTTTTTTTATGGGGGATAGGATGGATTTTCGCTACCATGAAAGTCCCTCATTTCGGGAAAAAATCCTATTAGAGTTGTCTATCAAGCAAGCTTGTTATGTAAAAATGATTGAAGTGGGAAAGCTCCATATGCAGCCATTAAAAAGCTCTTTAAAAAGATGGCCAAAAATAAAGCCAAAGAAGAGTGAATTTTTGAAACTAGATAAAAGTGACAGTTACTCCTTTGAAAATGGAATTCTTTGCATTTTCGATGAAGAGCTTTCAATTGCTATTAAAGAGCCATTTTGTCCAAGTTTAATACCTACAGATCTCATGGAAACTCCTGAGTGGAAGAACCGATTGCCCATTCGAGAAGTTTATGTTTATAAAGATAAAATCATGGAAGGAGAATGCATCCAGTACTATCCGGACGGGAGCATTAAAGCAAGGCAGTTTTATCAAGATGGCCTTTTGCATGGGCCCTCAATCTTCTTTAGCTTGGAGGGGAATATTTTAGCGCAAAGTTGGTTTTATAAGGGGAAAAGAGAAGGCAAAACTCAGCGCTTTTTTATTTCCGGAGAATATAGTGCAATAGAAAGGTGGCGCAATGGGCTTCGGGAAGGCAAGCAGCTATATTTTTACCCCGAAGGGGCTATCAAAACTTTTCTTGAATTTAACCAGGGTATTCTTCATGGCAAAGTGGAACTTTTCTATTTATCAGGACAACTCAAATTTTCATCCCATTTTCTGAAAGGTAAAAGATCAGGTAAAGAGCAATTTTTTTATCTAGATGGCACAAAAATTTCTGAAGTAGAATATGATGCAAATCAACCAATTGGCACAGCTTTTTTTTGGCACCCAAATGGTCAACTGGCTAAAAAAATTGTTTTCTCCAAAGAGGGAAGAGAGCATATCTTGGAATGGGACATTAAAGGTAAAAAATTGATCGAAGAGCATTTTACACCTGCACACCCTTTAATGAAAGAAGCTGAAATACTTAAGCAATCGATAGTGGAATTAATGAATGGCAAATAA